The nucleotide sequence AATTATTTTTTCTGGATCATTTAGGAAACTATAGTAGACTTTACAACTCATTAATTATCACTTAACTTACCTCCTAGTAAGTTCTTGAGTTATGTATGGATAACACGTTGATAATATTAGCAGCAGGAAAAAGCAGTAGAATGAATTCACAGTACTCAAAAACACTACACCTAGTAGGAAATTTTACTCTTTTAGAGCATATAATTCACAATGCAAAACCGCTGAGTTTAAAAAGTCTATCAATTGTCATTAACAAGCCTTTTCTAAAGGAGTTAGAAAGATTTAGTACCTTAAAAGATATAATTGATAAATATAATATAAAATTGATAATTCAAGAAAATATTACAGGTACTGGCACTGCAGTTAAAATTGCCCTAGAAAGCCTGGAGCGGTTATCTGACCAAGACATAGTTTTAATACAGTACGGAGACACCCCGTTTATATCTAGTGATACAGTTATGAGAATGACTGATTGTTTAAAGTGTAATAATAAAAATTTAGTTCTTCTTGGATTTAATAGTCAAGATAAGCAATATGGAAGATTAGTAATTGATGATAATGACAATGTTCAAAAAGTCTTGAAAAGTGAAGATGAAATTCTTCTTGCAAACTCTGGAATAATGGTTTCATACGCTAAAGATCTTTATACCCTAATAAAAGAAGTAAAATTTAATGATTCGACCAACGAATGTTGTCTTAATGATATAATACCCATTGCAGCAAGCAATAACTTACGTGCAGGTTATGTAGTCGCTGACGAAAAGGAAGCAATGGG is from Wolbachia endosymbiont (group B) of Hofmannophila pseudospretella and encodes:
- a CDS encoding sugar phosphate nucleotidyltransferase, producing the protein MDNTLIILAAGKSSRMNSQYSKTLHLVGNFTLLEHIIHNAKPLSLKSLSIVINKPFLKELERFSTLKDIIDKYNIKLIIQENITGTGTAVKIALESLERLSDQDIVLIQYGDTPFISSDTVMRMTDCLKCNNKNLVLLGFNSQDKQYGRLVIDDNDNVQKVLKSEDEILLANSGIMVSYAKDLYTLIKEVKFNDSTNECCLNDIIPIAASNNLRAGYVVADEKEAMGVNNKEDLVKAERYFQANRRRQPTLLS